A genomic stretch from Onychostoma macrolepis isolate SWU-2019 chromosome 02, ASM1243209v1, whole genome shotgun sequence includes:
- the LOC131528615 gene encoding prolyl 4-hydroxylase subunit alpha-2-like: protein MAIKELTFVVCFWIVCGHEFFSSTDQIAQLFEMKKNLLMSLSQCIDAEEKDVEMKSALQNLLLSYSESEDPEKAVRDPVAAYKLLRRLRNELITIIEHFQLSYQCNTYQDDFLEIPQMEDLDGAALGLIRLQEIYKFYPHNISNKTSLNADEAYHVGWVAYEERKFQHAFLWFLYSLNKLAKSSMTSEKELLYYLNSSAYWFGSLPQNYYDQELLNLDQITQLVEKKKDLLMSFSQYIDAEEKNIETMKSVYLNLLLSYSDPVDPEEIMRDPVAAYKFLSQQRDELMNIVKHIQPSFYQCNEYQDDLEFFEIPQPEDLNGAALGLIRLQEIYKLYPEDIMKEMSLSADEAYHVGLAAYNEDKFQHAFLWFLYSLDTLTEYSAITEEELLNVLIFSAYHFGSLPVAIYFNRELLNIDPTNEEVRDQLNILLHSQRTSNPDIFILNTESSNYEALCRGEVDERTSKRQRALSCRYSTGGGNPRLMYAPVKEEVEWDEPRIIRYHDIISDREIEILKNISRPLLSRSKVYEDGQGAISKHRVSQSVFLQDDPVSARVSQRIADATGLSVETAEPLLVQNYGIGGIFEPHYDALETGENDRIATFLIYMSDVEIGGATVFPDVGVAVQPEKVNP from the exons ATCAAATTGCACAGCTTTTTGAGATGAAGAAAAACCTTCTGATGAGCTTGAGTCAGTGCATTGATGCTGAAGAAAAGGATGTGGAGATGAAGAG TGCTCTTCAGAATCTTCTACTTTCATACTCTGAATCCGAGGACCCTGAGAAAGCCGTGAGAGATCCTGTGGCAGCTTACAAACTCCTCAGAAGATTGAGAAATGAATTGATTACTATTATAGAACACTTTCAGTTGAGTTATCAGTGTAACACGTATCAGGATGACTTCCTAGAGATCCCACAAATGGAGGACTTGGATGGTGCTGCTTTAGGATTAATCAGACTGCAAGAGATCTACAAATTTTACCCACACAACATCTCAAACA AAACATCTCTAAATGCGGATGAAGCATACCATGTGGGATGGGTTGCTTACGAAGAGCGCAAATTCCAGCATGCCTTTCTCTGGTTTCTGTACAGTTTGAACAAATTAGCAAAAAGCTCAATGACTTCAGAGAAAGAGTTGCTCTATTACCTCAATTCCTCAGCCTATTGGTTTGGCAGCCTACCTCAAAACTACTACGACCAAGAGCTTCTGAATCTGG ATCAAATTACACAGCTTGTTGAGAAGAAGAAAGACCTTCTGATGAGCTTTAGTCAATACATTGATGCTGAGGAAAAGAATATAGAGACAATGAAGAG TGTTTATCTGAATCTTCTGCTTTCGTACTCTGACCCTGTGGACCCTGAGGAAATCATGAGAGACCCTGTGGCAGCTTACAAATTCCTCAGTCAACAGAGAGATGAATTAATGAATATTGTAAAACACATTCAACCCAGTTTTTATCAATGTAACGAGTATCAGGATGATTTGGAGTTCTTTGAGATCCCACAGCCAGAGGATTTGAATGGTGCAGCTTTAGGACTGATCAGACTGCAAGAGATCTACAAACTCTACCCAGAAGACATCATGAAGG AAATGTCATTAAGTGCAGATGAAGCTTACCATGTTGGGCTGGCCGCTTACAACGAGGACAAATTCCAGCATGCCTTTCTCTGGTTTCTGTACAGTCTGGACACATTAACAGAATACTCCGCCATTACTGAGGAAGAGTTGTTAAATGTTCTTATATTCTCAGCCTATCATTTCGGCAGCCTACCTGTGGCCATCTACTTCAACAGAGAGCTTCTTAATATTG ATCCAACTAATGAAGAAGTCAGAGATCAGCTGAACATACTCCTTCACTCACAGAGAACTTCAAACCCTGACATATTCATACTGAACACAGAGTCGAGTAACTATGAGGCACTGTGCAGAGGAGAGGTTGATGAGAGG ACCTCCAAGAGGCAGAGGGCGCTGTCCTGTAGGTACAGCACAGGTGGAGGAAACCCCAGACTGATGTACGCACCGGTGAAAGAGGAAGTGGAGTGGGATGAGCCTCGAATCATCAGATATCATGACATTATTTCAGACCGAGAGATAGAGATCCTGAAGAATATCTCCAGACCTCTA CTTTCTAGATCGAAGGTTTATGAAGATGGACAGGGAGCAATCTCAAAACACCGTGTTTCTCAAag tgtttttttacaAGATGACCCTGTGTCTGCTCGAGTCAGTCAGAGGATTGCAGATGCTACTGGACTCTCCGTGGAAACAGCTGAACCACTGCTT gttcaGAATTATGGGATTGGTGGCATATTTGAACCACATTATGATGCACTG GAGACAGGAGAGAATGACAGGATTGCTACATTCCTAATTTAT ATGAGTGATGTGGAGATAGGAGGCGCCACCGTCTTCCCTGACGTCGGAGTTGCGGTGCAGCCAGAAAAGGTAAACCCTTAA
- the LOC131528619 gene encoding ETS domain-containing transcription factor ERF-like produces MECNCNSSLGPFPSTYWSRTVLFPDWAYKPAWSPGSRQVQLWHFLLELLGRGEGGAITWGSEWGEFVIRDPERLAKLWGERKGKPHMNYDKLSRALRYYYNKRILHKTKGKRFTYKFNFSKLILVNYPSLPTCPQNTTSVPFSAFPSQLSFYNPSIDRAVQSISHPLFLPYSFPKPLPFPQTHPIQRQFPRFSGPPPSGTNLSELSRLSPVNSALQFTQTLNWPVKSSTEWPLNRIMGLQERIKSGPQDKTNDNQEDRKIFPETMH; encoded by the exons ATGGAGTGTAATTGTAATTCCTCTCTGGGTCCTTTTCCCTCGACTTACTGGAGCagaa CAGTGCTGTTCCCTGACTGGGCGTATAAACCAGCGTGGTCTCCAGGCTCGCGGCAGGTGCAGTTATGGCATTTCCTTTTGGAGCTACTGGGGCGTGGCGAAGGCGGAGCGATCACCTGGGGCAGCGAATGGGGAGAGTTTGTGATCAGAGACCCAGAGAGATTGGCTAAACTGTGGGGGGAGAGGAAGGGCAAGCCGCACATGAATTACGACAAACTCAGCAGAGCTTTGAG gtATTATTATAATAAGCGAATTTTGCACAAGACCAAAGGAAAACGTTTCACCTACAAGTTTAACTTCAGTAAACTAATCTTAGTGAATTACCCAAGTCTTCCAACCTGCCCACAG AATACAACATCTGTTCCTTTCTCTGCCTTTCCTTCTCAGCTTTCCTTCTACAACCCTTCTATTGACAGGG CTGTGCAGTCAATTTCTCATCCCCTTTTCCTGCCGTACAGTTTCCCCAAACCTCTCCCCTTTCCCCAGACACATCCAATCCAAAGGCAGTTTCCCCGCTTTTCTGGCCCACCTCCCTCAGGGACTAACCTATCAGAGCTCTCCCGCCTGTCTCCAGTCAACTCCGCTCTTCAGTTCACACAAACTTTAAACTGGCCAGTCAAAAGCAGCACAGAGTGGCCTCTCAACAGAATCATGGGATTACAAGAGAGGATTAAAAGTGGACCACAAGACAAAACCAATGACAACCAAGAAGACAGAAAAATATTTCCTGAGACCATGCATTAG